The Bombus pascuorum chromosome 9, iyBomPasc1.1, whole genome shotgun sequence genome has a window encoding:
- the LOC132910459 gene encoding phosphoinositide 3-kinase regulatory subunit 4 isoform X1 gives MGNQLVGIAPSQIFPVEHYLTDHSDLLFDVNLGSTRFFKVARARSQEGLIVVKVFAIHDPTLPLSAYKEKLEEIRSKLASAVNCLPFQRMILTEKSGSIMREYVKYSLYDRISTRPFLTSIEKKWITFQVLYALHQAHKFGVCHGDIKLENIMITSWNWILLTDFASFKPTYLPEDNPADFSYFFDTSRRRTCYIAPERFVKTLSSELSNTLLLSEQELKTGDLHPMMDIFSAGCALTELYNEGHPPFDFSQLLAYRNNEYSVSKHLDTIEDSGIRELLASMLERNPANRKSAEIYLAQARGTVFPEYFYLFLQPYMLIFSTAPILSPDEKINRLKKDIGNIINILKAEESEKMKSDIRNAEVTQNNHFENNVESTKDDSGHSEDITIIEVDSDQSFDKSDLNQSDPKTVQIQNSNCNSQTDQQSDTILVESQRRKIDLKSEKKVLSSEPVEGLVIITQLVTSCIRGLHHSQSKLQSLEILLELAENTSDETILDRILPYIFHLVHDPAPRVRVSAIHTLTKCLHLVKSIPPSDVNIFPEYILPGLAHITQDEAVIVRAAYAENIAHLAHIALRYLENAHLSNLGNKEGPKPSYDSELQTLHEMVQQSVSMLLTDTQNLVKQTLMESGINKLCVFFGKQKANDILLSHVITFLNDKEDKELRGSFFECIVGVAAYVGWHSSPILMPLLQQGLADPEEFVTTKAISAMATLTELGLLHKSALYQLLYETMVFLVHPNLWIRHATVGFISTAARTLNLVDVQCKVQSIIQPYLKHPLIQIEKEVLLLEALVSPIPRIVYDSLVKYNDVEELFQVLEQRKTARAKAVTGIVPQYSEMSTSLRNLFRRLNSESMTETVEDQLLIMKPHLMKINKYRNSMDAKLSTAKSIDGKLELNTMKDKIRHHIVILYPDTKGDLGLPPFKRLDRRTSDSVGTYATMNQEWRTMFAAQENVQHNVKMSDMTGSSGSPSQSLHGGDIHLSPQHSLSDMNSINDHSLHERSYIQYRCAPCRLEVRQLTYRKQEQHAAALRAQHWADNIAWQAGSRLLPSGWRPRGVPIAHLHEHRAAVNRLVSIPDTSLFASSSADGCIKIWDASRMEGRNIANRSRQTYMHRGGPLVGLAICDQGQSLASSASQSGTVFVLRIESNSNKMSVIGTRQLDLQEEGCAVDLQYLDSGSQSVLVYASLYGSLVGWDLRCPGTTWRLENDLKHGVITSFCVNNYQQWLTLGTSSGVHTCWDLRFQLPITSIKHPTNARVRKVITHPTEHSWIISAVQGNNEISMWNLETDFRQMVLWASSAPPLSHSQGGHSVCAMYSGCIDRSGFLLAGGTDMRLRFWDLNTPNESYVALPAANDVTPPNSLAYEQRLIDGTNVVQEVLAGGGPTPSSGGGSSIRTRNSEEGGQGPETPPSGHHDTISAVAMSNTCILTGSTDGLIQVWK, from the exons ATGGGAAATCAATTAGTCGGTATTGCGCCTAGTCAAATATTTCCAGTCGAACATTATTTGACGGACCACagtgatttattatttgatgTAAA CTTAGGAAGTACTAGATTTTTTAAAGTGGCCCGAGCCAGGAGCCAAGAGGGTCTTATAGTAGTTAAAGTTTTTGCTATCCATGATCCAACACTTCCACTCTCTGCTTATAAAGAGAAGCTTGAGGAAATTAGGTCTAAATTAGCATCTGCCGTAAATTGTCTGCCTTTTCAAAGAATGATT CTCACAGAAAAATCAGGATCAATAATGAGGGAATATGTAAAGTATTCCCTTTATGACAGAATTAGTACTAGACCATTTTTAACAAGcatagaaaaaaaatggatTACCTTTCAAGTTTTATATGCTTTACATCAAGCTCATAAG TTTGGAGTCTGCCATGGTGACATAAAACTAGAAAACATTATGATAACCAGTTGGAACTGGATTTTACTCACAGATTTTGCAAGTTTTAAGCCGACTTATCTACCTGAAGATAATCCTGCTgatttttcatacttttttGACACTTCTAGGAGGAG AACATGTTACATAGCTCCAGAACGGTTTGTGAAAACACTATCTTCAGAATTAAgcaatacattattattatcagaACAAGAGCTAAAAACAGGTGACTTACATCCAATGATGGATATTTTTTCTGCAGGCTGTGCATTAACAGAATTATATAATGAAGGGCATCCGCCATTTGACTTTTCTCAATTATTAG CATATAGAAACAATGAATACTCAGTGAGCAAGCATTTGGATACAATAGAAGATTCAGGAATACGTGAACTTCTTGCATCTATGCTGGAGAGGAATCCAGCAAATAGAAAAAGCgctgaaatttatttagctCAAGCTCGTGGAACAGTATTtccagaatatttttatttatttcttcaacCATATATGCTTATCTTCTCTACTGCCCCAATTTTATCTCctgatgaaaaaattaatagacttaaaaaagatattggtaatattattaatattttaaaagcagaggaaagtgaaaaaatgaaaagcgaCATAAGAAACGCAGAAGTCAcacaaaataatcattttgAAAACAATGTGGAATCAACTAAGGACGATTCCGGTCACAGCGAAGATATTACTATCATAGAAGTTGACAGTGATCAAAGTTTTGACAAGAGCGATTTAAATCAAAGTGATCCAAAAACTGTCCAAATTCAAAACTCTAATTGTAACAGCCAAACAGATCAGCAATCGGACACTATATTAGTTGAAAGTCAAAGAcgaaaaatagatttaaaGAGCGAGAAAAAGGTTTTATCTTCAGAACCTGTTGAAGGATTGGTTATTATTACTCAGCTCGTTACTTCATGCATACGAGGTTTACATCATTCTCAATCTAAATTACAAAGTTTAGAAATATTACTTGAACTTGCCGAAAACACATCAGATGAAACAATATTGGATCGAATTTTGCCTTATATC TTTCATTTAGTTCATGATCCTGCTCCACGTGTACGGGTATCAGCAATACACACTTTGACAAAATGTTTGCATCTTGTAAAATCAATTCCACCATCAGATGTGAACATCTTTCcagaatatattttacctGGTTTAGCACATATCACACAAGATGAAGCTGTAATTGTTAGAGCCGCTTatgcagaaaatattgcacatTTAGCACACATTGCATTACGATATTTAGAAAATGCTCATTTATCCAACTTAGGTAACAAAGAAGGTCCAAAACCAAGTTATGATAGTGAGCTTCAAACTTTGCACGAAatg gTACAACAATCTGTGTCCATGCTATTAACAGATACTCAGAATTtagtaaaacaaacattaatGGAAAgtggaataaataaactatGTGTATTTTTTGGAAAACAAAAGGCCAATGATATTCTGCTTAGTCatgtaattacttttttaaatgataagGAAGACAAAGAGTTAAGAGGTTCCTTTTTCGAATGTATTGTTGGTGTCGCTGCTTATGTTGGTTGGCATAGTAGTCCTATTCTTATGCCTCTTCTTCAACAAGGACTAGCAGATCCTGAGGAATTTGTAACCACAAAGGCTATTAGTGCAATGGCAACTCTCACAGAATTAGGTCTCTTACACAAGTCTGCTCTTTATCAACTTTTATATGAGACCATGGTCTTTTTA GTTCATCCAAATTTATGGATAAGACATGCAACTGTTGGTTTCATATCTACGGCGGCAAGAACACTTAACTTAGTAGATGTTCAGTGCAAAGTTCAATCAATAATACAGCCCTACTTAAAACATCCATTAattcaaatagaaaaagaagttttgttATTAGAAGCCTTGGTATCTCCTATACCAAGAATTGTTTATGATTCCCTTGTAAAATACAACGATGTGGAGGAACTATTTCAAGTTCTTGAACAAAGAAAAACTGCTCGAGCTAAAGCAGTAACGGGAATAGTACCACAATATAGTGAAATGAGTACTTCATTACGGAAT CTTTTCAGACGTTTGAATTCGGAGTCAATGACTGAAACTGTTGAAGaccaattattaataatgaaaccacatttaatgaaaatcaatAAGTATAGAAATTCGATGGATGCGAAGCTAAGTACAGCTAAATCGATAGATGGAAAGTTAGAATTAAATACTATGAAGGACAAGATACGACAtcatatagtaatattatatccTGATACAAAAGGTGATCTAGGTCTTCCGCCATTTAAACGATTAGATCGTAGAACATCAGATAGTGTTGGCACGTATGCAACAATGAATCAAGAATGGCGTACAATGTTCGCAGCTCAAGAAAATGTTCAG cACAATGTTAAAATGTCAGATATGACAGGAAGTAGTGGAAGTCCTAGTCAAAGTTTACATGGAGGGGATATCCACTTATCACCACAACATAGTTTATCTGACATGAATAGTATAAATGACCATTCTCTTCATGAACGTTCATATATTCAAT ACAGGTGTGCACCTTGTAGATTAGAAGTAAGACAACTAACGTACAGAAAACAGGAACAACATGCTGCAGCGTTAAGAGCACAGCATTGGGCTGATAACATTGCATGGCAAGCTg gtTCAAGGTTATTACCAAGTGGATGGAGACCTAGAGGGGTACCAATTGCACATCTTCATGAACACAGAGCTGCAGTGAATAGGCTAGTTTCTATACCGGATACTAGTTTATTTGCCAGTAGCTCTGCAGACGGATGCATAAAGATATGGGATGCAAGTAGAATGGAAGGTCGAAATATCGCTAATCGTTCTAG GCAAACTTACATGCATAGAGGTGGCCCTCTAGTTGGCTTAGCTATATGTGATCAGGGACAATCGTTGGCAAGTTCCGCTAGCCAATCAGGCACTGTATTTGTTTTACGAATTGAAtcaaattctaataaaatgagCGTTATCGGTACCAGACAATTAGATCTTCAG GAAGAAGGATGTGCAGTTGATTTACAGTATTTAGACTCTGGTTCACAATCAGTCCTTGTTTATGCATCGCTTTATGGTTCATTGGTAGGGTGGGATTTAAGGTGTCCTGGTACAACATGGCGTTTAGAAAATGACCTAAAACATGGAGTAATTACCTCATTTTGTGTAAACAATTATCAACAATGGTTGACCCTTGGTACAAGTTCTGGTGTACATACTTGCTGGGACTTGCGGTTTCAATTACCAATAACCAGTATTAAACACCCTACAA ATGCAAGGGTGAGGAAGGTAATTACTCATCCCACAGAACATTCCTGGATTATTTCGGCTGTTCAAGGAAAcaacgaaatttcaatgtgGAATCTCGAAACTGATTTTCGTCAAATGGTTCTCTGGGCGTCAAGCGCACCTCCACTTAGTCACTCACAAGGTGGTCATAGTGTATGTGCAATGTATTCTGGATGTATCGATCGCTCAGGCTTCTTATTAGCTGGTGGTACCGATATGAGATTGCGTTTTTGGGACTTAAACACACCCAACGAATCGTACGTTGCATTGCCTGCTGCTAATGATGTCACTCCTCCAAATTCATTGGCATATGa ACAACGTTTAATCGATGGAACCAACGTCGTTCAAGAAGTCTTAGCCGGAGGTGGTCCAACTCCATCATCCGGAGGAGGAAGCAGTATTAGAACAAGAAATTCTGAAGAAGGTGGTCAAGGTCCAGAAACTCCACCGTCTGGACATCACGACACTATTTCCGCTGTAGCTATGTCTAACACGTGTATTCTTACCGGTAGTAcagatggattaatacaaGTTTGGAAATGA
- the LOC132910459 gene encoding phosphoinositide 3-kinase regulatory subunit 4 isoform X2 translates to MITSWNWILLTDFASFKPTYLPEDNPADFSYFFDTSRRRTCYIAPERFVKTLSSELSNTLLLSEQELKTGDLHPMMDIFSAGCALTELYNEGHPPFDFSQLLAYRNNEYSVSKHLDTIEDSGIRELLASMLERNPANRKSAEIYLAQARGTVFPEYFYLFLQPYMLIFSTAPILSPDEKINRLKKDIGNIINILKAEESEKMKSDIRNAEVTQNNHFENNVESTKDDSGHSEDITIIEVDSDQSFDKSDLNQSDPKTVQIQNSNCNSQTDQQSDTILVESQRRKIDLKSEKKVLSSEPVEGLVIITQLVTSCIRGLHHSQSKLQSLEILLELAENTSDETILDRILPYIFHLVHDPAPRVRVSAIHTLTKCLHLVKSIPPSDVNIFPEYILPGLAHITQDEAVIVRAAYAENIAHLAHIALRYLENAHLSNLGNKEGPKPSYDSELQTLHEMVQQSVSMLLTDTQNLVKQTLMESGINKLCVFFGKQKANDILLSHVITFLNDKEDKELRGSFFECIVGVAAYVGWHSSPILMPLLQQGLADPEEFVTTKAISAMATLTELGLLHKSALYQLLYETMVFLVHPNLWIRHATVGFISTAARTLNLVDVQCKVQSIIQPYLKHPLIQIEKEVLLLEALVSPIPRIVYDSLVKYNDVEELFQVLEQRKTARAKAVTGIVPQYSEMSTSLRNLFRRLNSESMTETVEDQLLIMKPHLMKINKYRNSMDAKLSTAKSIDGKLELNTMKDKIRHHIVILYPDTKGDLGLPPFKRLDRRTSDSVGTYATMNQEWRTMFAAQENVQHNVKMSDMTGSSGSPSQSLHGGDIHLSPQHSLSDMNSINDHSLHERSYIQYRCAPCRLEVRQLTYRKQEQHAAALRAQHWADNIAWQAGSRLLPSGWRPRGVPIAHLHEHRAAVNRLVSIPDTSLFASSSADGCIKIWDASRMEGRNIANRSRQTYMHRGGPLVGLAICDQGQSLASSASQSGTVFVLRIESNSNKMSVIGTRQLDLQEEGCAVDLQYLDSGSQSVLVYASLYGSLVGWDLRCPGTTWRLENDLKHGVITSFCVNNYQQWLTLGTSSGVHTCWDLRFQLPITSIKHPTNARVRKVITHPTEHSWIISAVQGNNEISMWNLETDFRQMVLWASSAPPLSHSQGGHSVCAMYSGCIDRSGFLLAGGTDMRLRFWDLNTPNESYVALPAANDVTPPNSLAYEQRLIDGTNVVQEVLAGGGPTPSSGGGSSIRTRNSEEGGQGPETPPSGHHDTISAVAMSNTCILTGSTDGLIQVWK, encoded by the exons ATGATAACCAGTTGGAACTGGATTTTACTCACAGATTTTGCAAGTTTTAAGCCGACTTATCTACCTGAAGATAATCCTGCTgatttttcatacttttttGACACTTCTAGGAGGAG AACATGTTACATAGCTCCAGAACGGTTTGTGAAAACACTATCTTCAGAATTAAgcaatacattattattatcagaACAAGAGCTAAAAACAGGTGACTTACATCCAATGATGGATATTTTTTCTGCAGGCTGTGCATTAACAGAATTATATAATGAAGGGCATCCGCCATTTGACTTTTCTCAATTATTAG CATATAGAAACAATGAATACTCAGTGAGCAAGCATTTGGATACAATAGAAGATTCAGGAATACGTGAACTTCTTGCATCTATGCTGGAGAGGAATCCAGCAAATAGAAAAAGCgctgaaatttatttagctCAAGCTCGTGGAACAGTATTtccagaatatttttatttatttcttcaacCATATATGCTTATCTTCTCTACTGCCCCAATTTTATCTCctgatgaaaaaattaatagacttaaaaaagatattggtaatattattaatattttaaaagcagaggaaagtgaaaaaatgaaaagcgaCATAAGAAACGCAGAAGTCAcacaaaataatcattttgAAAACAATGTGGAATCAACTAAGGACGATTCCGGTCACAGCGAAGATATTACTATCATAGAAGTTGACAGTGATCAAAGTTTTGACAAGAGCGATTTAAATCAAAGTGATCCAAAAACTGTCCAAATTCAAAACTCTAATTGTAACAGCCAAACAGATCAGCAATCGGACACTATATTAGTTGAAAGTCAAAGAcgaaaaatagatttaaaGAGCGAGAAAAAGGTTTTATCTTCAGAACCTGTTGAAGGATTGGTTATTATTACTCAGCTCGTTACTTCATGCATACGAGGTTTACATCATTCTCAATCTAAATTACAAAGTTTAGAAATATTACTTGAACTTGCCGAAAACACATCAGATGAAACAATATTGGATCGAATTTTGCCTTATATC TTTCATTTAGTTCATGATCCTGCTCCACGTGTACGGGTATCAGCAATACACACTTTGACAAAATGTTTGCATCTTGTAAAATCAATTCCACCATCAGATGTGAACATCTTTCcagaatatattttacctGGTTTAGCACATATCACACAAGATGAAGCTGTAATTGTTAGAGCCGCTTatgcagaaaatattgcacatTTAGCACACATTGCATTACGATATTTAGAAAATGCTCATTTATCCAACTTAGGTAACAAAGAAGGTCCAAAACCAAGTTATGATAGTGAGCTTCAAACTTTGCACGAAatg gTACAACAATCTGTGTCCATGCTATTAACAGATACTCAGAATTtagtaaaacaaacattaatGGAAAgtggaataaataaactatGTGTATTTTTTGGAAAACAAAAGGCCAATGATATTCTGCTTAGTCatgtaattacttttttaaatgataagGAAGACAAAGAGTTAAGAGGTTCCTTTTTCGAATGTATTGTTGGTGTCGCTGCTTATGTTGGTTGGCATAGTAGTCCTATTCTTATGCCTCTTCTTCAACAAGGACTAGCAGATCCTGAGGAATTTGTAACCACAAAGGCTATTAGTGCAATGGCAACTCTCACAGAATTAGGTCTCTTACACAAGTCTGCTCTTTATCAACTTTTATATGAGACCATGGTCTTTTTA GTTCATCCAAATTTATGGATAAGACATGCAACTGTTGGTTTCATATCTACGGCGGCAAGAACACTTAACTTAGTAGATGTTCAGTGCAAAGTTCAATCAATAATACAGCCCTACTTAAAACATCCATTAattcaaatagaaaaagaagttttgttATTAGAAGCCTTGGTATCTCCTATACCAAGAATTGTTTATGATTCCCTTGTAAAATACAACGATGTGGAGGAACTATTTCAAGTTCTTGAACAAAGAAAAACTGCTCGAGCTAAAGCAGTAACGGGAATAGTACCACAATATAGTGAAATGAGTACTTCATTACGGAAT CTTTTCAGACGTTTGAATTCGGAGTCAATGACTGAAACTGTTGAAGaccaattattaataatgaaaccacatttaatgaaaatcaatAAGTATAGAAATTCGATGGATGCGAAGCTAAGTACAGCTAAATCGATAGATGGAAAGTTAGAATTAAATACTATGAAGGACAAGATACGACAtcatatagtaatattatatccTGATACAAAAGGTGATCTAGGTCTTCCGCCATTTAAACGATTAGATCGTAGAACATCAGATAGTGTTGGCACGTATGCAACAATGAATCAAGAATGGCGTACAATGTTCGCAGCTCAAGAAAATGTTCAG cACAATGTTAAAATGTCAGATATGACAGGAAGTAGTGGAAGTCCTAGTCAAAGTTTACATGGAGGGGATATCCACTTATCACCACAACATAGTTTATCTGACATGAATAGTATAAATGACCATTCTCTTCATGAACGTTCATATATTCAAT ACAGGTGTGCACCTTGTAGATTAGAAGTAAGACAACTAACGTACAGAAAACAGGAACAACATGCTGCAGCGTTAAGAGCACAGCATTGGGCTGATAACATTGCATGGCAAGCTg gtTCAAGGTTATTACCAAGTGGATGGAGACCTAGAGGGGTACCAATTGCACATCTTCATGAACACAGAGCTGCAGTGAATAGGCTAGTTTCTATACCGGATACTAGTTTATTTGCCAGTAGCTCTGCAGACGGATGCATAAAGATATGGGATGCAAGTAGAATGGAAGGTCGAAATATCGCTAATCGTTCTAG GCAAACTTACATGCATAGAGGTGGCCCTCTAGTTGGCTTAGCTATATGTGATCAGGGACAATCGTTGGCAAGTTCCGCTAGCCAATCAGGCACTGTATTTGTTTTACGAATTGAAtcaaattctaataaaatgagCGTTATCGGTACCAGACAATTAGATCTTCAG GAAGAAGGATGTGCAGTTGATTTACAGTATTTAGACTCTGGTTCACAATCAGTCCTTGTTTATGCATCGCTTTATGGTTCATTGGTAGGGTGGGATTTAAGGTGTCCTGGTACAACATGGCGTTTAGAAAATGACCTAAAACATGGAGTAATTACCTCATTTTGTGTAAACAATTATCAACAATGGTTGACCCTTGGTACAAGTTCTGGTGTACATACTTGCTGGGACTTGCGGTTTCAATTACCAATAACCAGTATTAAACACCCTACAA ATGCAAGGGTGAGGAAGGTAATTACTCATCCCACAGAACATTCCTGGATTATTTCGGCTGTTCAAGGAAAcaacgaaatttcaatgtgGAATCTCGAAACTGATTTTCGTCAAATGGTTCTCTGGGCGTCAAGCGCACCTCCACTTAGTCACTCACAAGGTGGTCATAGTGTATGTGCAATGTATTCTGGATGTATCGATCGCTCAGGCTTCTTATTAGCTGGTGGTACCGATATGAGATTGCGTTTTTGGGACTTAAACACACCCAACGAATCGTACGTTGCATTGCCTGCTGCTAATGATGTCACTCCTCCAAATTCATTGGCATATGa ACAACGTTTAATCGATGGAACCAACGTCGTTCAAGAAGTCTTAGCCGGAGGTGGTCCAACTCCATCATCCGGAGGAGGAAGCAGTATTAGAACAAGAAATTCTGAAGAAGGTGGTCAAGGTCCAGAAACTCCACCGTCTGGACATCACGACACTATTTCCGCTGTAGCTATGTCTAACACGTGTATTCTTACCGGTAGTAcagatggattaatacaaGTTTGGAAATGA